Proteins from one Falco naumanni isolate bFalNau1 chromosome 2, bFalNau1.pat, whole genome shotgun sequence genomic window:
- the CHORDC1 gene encoding cysteine and histidine-rich domain-containing protein 1: MSLLCYNRGCGQRFDPETNTEDSCTYHPGVPVFHDALKGWSCCKRRTTDFSDFLSIVGCTKGLHNSEKPPEPVKPEVKTTSERKELAELKPKFQEHIIQAPKPLETIKRPSPDEPMTNLQLKVSASLKQALDKLKLSSENEEKKEEDSDEIKIGTACKNAGCSKTYEGPHSTEEVCIYHSGVPIFHEGMKYWSCCKRKTSDFNTFLAQEGCTTGTHIWTKKDAGKKVVPCRHDWHQTGGEVTISVYAKNSVPDLSYVEANSTMLNIHIVFEGEKEFHRSVKLWGVIDVKRSYVNMTATKIELTMRKAEPLLWASLELPVSSTQQKKENADQ, encoded by the exons ATGTCGCTGCTCTGCTACAACCGGGGCTGCGGCCAGCGCTTCGACCCCGAAACCAACACGGAGG ATTCATGCACTTACCATCCAGGTGTGCCAGTCTTTCATGATGCTCTAAAA GGTTGGTCATGTTGTAAGAGAAGaacaacagatttttcagacttcttAAGCATTGTG GGCTGTACAAAGGGGCTCCATAACAGTGAGAAACCTCCTGAGCCTGTTAAACCAGAAGTCAAAACTACCTCTGAACGAAAGGAGCTAGCTGAACTGAAACCCAAATTTCAAGAACACATAATTCAGGCACCAAAACCATTGGAAACAATTAAAAGGCCAAG CCCAGATGAGCCAATGACAAATTTGCAGCTGAAAGTGTCAGCTTCCTTGAAGCAAGCACTAGATAAACTGAAACTGTcatcagaaaatgaagagaaaaaag AGGAAGACAGTGATGAAATCAAGATTGGGACGGCATGTAAAAATGCAGGCTGTTCAAAA ACATACGAAGGaccacacagcacagaagaagTATGTATATACCATTCTGGTGTACCTATATTCCATGAAGG GATGAAGTATTGGAGCtgttgtaaaaggaaaacatctgaCTTCAATACATTTTTAGCTCAGGAAGGCTGCACAACAGGAACACACATATGGACTAAAAAAGATGCG GGTAAGAAAGTAGTTCCATGCAGGCATGATTGGCACCAGACTGGAGGAGAAGTGACTATTTCTGTATATGCTAAAAATTCTGTTCCTGACCTGAGCTATGTAGAAGCAAATAGCACAATG tTAAATATCCATATTGtatttgaaggagaaaaggaatttCATCGCAGTGTGAAACTATGGGGA GTAATCGACGTAAAGAGGAGTTACGTGAACATGACGGCTACAAAGATTGAGCTTACTATGAGAAAAGCAGAGCCCCTATTATGGGCAAGTCTTGAATTACCAGTATCCagcacacaacagaaaaaagagaatgCAGATCAATAG